The DNA region GAGGAGGTGGGGGCGACCGACAGGACGGAACCGGACTTCGCGGCGAGCACCTGCTGGACGGTCTTCATGCGGGCCTCCAGGTGACGGGGAGCGAACGGTACCGCGGATGATAGACCGCCGGGCGAGCCTGTCAAGTCTGTAAGGTGGCCTGGCGGCGGACCGGGCCGCGGCGGCGGGCCTGGGAACGGCGGCCGGATCCGGGAGCGGCGTACGCACGACGGGCGGCCCGGTGTCCCGGACCGCCCGTGGGATGCCGCTCGCGTGCCGCCCGTCCTAGCCGCGGGGCGGCCGCTGGCCGCGCTGGTCGCGGCGCTGCTGCATGCGCTTGCGCATCTCGCCCCGCCGCTGTCCGGCCTGCGCCTTGAGGTCGCGGGCCTTCTGCTGCTGCTCGGGCGTGAGCAGGGCCCAGACCTCCGAGTGGATCCGCGCCCGCAGCACCGCGCCCTCGGCCTCGACCGCCGCCAGGTCTGCCGCCCGCTGGCGCACCGTCGCCTCGTCGAACGCCTCGGCCGTCACCGCGTCGTCCAGGCCCTTGCGCGCCGGCCCCAGGGCCTGCGCGTGCGCCTCGAACTCGCCCTTGTGCGCGTCCATGAGCGTCTTGATCTGGTCGCGCTGGGCGTCGGTGAGGCCCAGCTGCCTCAGGCCCGGCAGCATCGGGCCCATCGGCCCGCCCGGCCCACCGGGACCCCGCATGCCCATGCCGGGACCGCGGCCCCGCTGGCCGCCCGGTCCCTGTTCGCGCGCGCCGAGTGCGCTGGTCGCGCCGACGACGAGCGCCAGGCCCGCCACCACTCCTGCTACCGTTTTCCACGTTGTCGTCATTGGCGTGTCCTCCGCCTCCTGTCTCCAGTAGACGGGCGCTTCGTGTCGCCCCGAGGGCGCCGCTGTGACAAAAGTATGGCACCGCGGCCCGCCCGGCTCCGCGGGTGCCCACGGCCCGTAAGATCGGTCCAGCGGCGCCGCGCGCCCCACCCATGGCCCACGTCCTCGTCGTCGAAGACGATCCGCACATCCGCGACCTGATCGCCCTGCACCTCGGCCTCGAGGGACTCGAGCACAGCGCCACCGGCGACGGCAAGGACGCCCTGGCGCGCCTGAACGCGATGCGTGTGGACCTAGTGGTGCTGGACCTGATGCTGCCCGGGGTGGACGGGCTCACGGTGTGCAGGGCCATGCGGCGCGGCGGACCGAACGCCGACACGCCCGTGCTGATGCTGACCGCCCGGGGCGAGGAGTCCGACAAGGTGCTGGGCCTGGAGAGCGGCGCCGACGACTACCTGGCCAAGCCCTTCGGCGTGCGCGAGTTCGTGGCCCGCGTGCGGGCCCTGCTGCGACGCCCGCGGGCGGCCGCGGCCGGGGCAGGCGCCGCCCACGACACGGTCACCGCGCACGGCGTGGAGATCGACGTCCCCCGCCGCCGGGTGACGGTGCGTGGCCGGGCGGTGGAGCTCACGGCGCAGGAGTTCCGGCTGCTCCACCTCCTGGCCACCCATCCGGGCATCGTCTTCAGCCGCGAGGCCCTCCTGTCGCGCGTGTGGCCCGACCAGACCTACGTGACGCCCCGCAGCGTGGACACGCTCGTGAAGCGCCTCCGCAAGCGCATCGAGGTCGACACCGAGACGCCGGCCCTCGTCCTCACGGTGTGGGGCGCCGGCTACAAGTTCGCCGATGTCTGACGCGCCGCCCCGCCGCTGGTATCGCAGCCTGTACTGGCGGATCGCCGCCGGATTCATCGCCGCGCTGGCGTTGATGCTCGTGGTGCAGGGCGGGCTGCTGTTCTGGCTGTCGAGCCAGCGTGACGAGGCCCTGCCGCCCCGGCTCATCGCGGACCTGGCGGCCCTGGTGGCCGACGAGCTGGCGGCCGATGCCGCGCGGTCGCCGTCCGCCGACCTGGCCGAGCTGGCGCGGGCCCGCTTCAAGGAACTGGACCGGCCCGCCGCGCTCGTCCTGCCCGACGGGTCGGTGGTGGCGGGCGCCGTGCCGCCGCCCGAGCCGCTCGTCGCGACGGTGGTCGCCCGCCTCCGGGCTGGCGCCGGCGAGGGCGACTGGCAGCGGATGCGACGGCCGATGCCGGGCATGGGCATGGGCCGGGCGCCGTTCGGGTCGCGCGGCGGCGGTCCTCGGGCAGGCGGCGCCGCGGCGGACGGCCGGCCACTGGGCCCGCCCTGGGCGGTCGCGCCGATTCGCGCGGACGGCCGGGTCGTCGCGGCCGTGCTCGTCGCCCGGGGGCGGCCGCTCGAGGCCGTGGCCCGCGACGTGGTGCCGTGGCTGGTGGCCGGGGCCGCGGTGCTGCTGCTGGTGGGCACGGCGCTGGCGTCGCTCGTCGTCTTCCGGCCCGCGCACGCGCGGCTCCGCGACCTGGAGACGGCCGCGCGCCGCTTCGGAGACGGCGACCGGGCGGCCCGGGCCGCGGTGGCGGGCGGCGACGAGGTGGCGTCGGTGGCGCGCGCCTTCAACCGCATGGCCGAGGACGCGGCGGCGAGGGAGGCGGCCCTGGTCGAGGCCGATCGCGCGCGTCGGCAGCTCCTGGCCGACGTGACGCACGAGCTCAGGACGCCGCTCACGGCCATCCGCGGCTACGCCGAGACGCTGACCCTCCCGGCGTTCGCGCCGGCGAGCGCCGAGGGCCAGCGCTTCGTCCACATCGTGGACGCCGAGGCCCAGCGGCTCGAGCGCCTCGTGAACGACCTGCTGGACCTGGCCCGCTTCGAGGCCGGGGGCGTCACGCTGGAGCGCGACACCGTGTCGGTGCCGGCGCTCTTCACGCGCGTCCTCGAGCGCCACGGCCAGGCTGCCGAAGCGGCGGGCGTGGCGCTCTCCACGGAGGTGGCGCCCGAGGCCGAGGCCGTGAACGGAGATGCGCGCCGGCTCGAACAGGTGGTGCAGAACCTGACGGCGAACGCCCTTCGGCACACGCCCGCCGGCGGGCGCGTGTCGCTCTCGGCGTTCGTGGACGCCGGCGGCGTGGTGCTTCGCGTGGCCGACACCGGCGAGGGCATCGCTCCCGAGCACCTGCCGCACGTGTTCGACCGCTTCTTCAAGGCCGATCCCGCGCGGGCCGACGCGGGCGGCACCGGCCTGGGCCTGTCGATCGTCAAGGCCATCGTGGAGCGCCACGGCGGCGCCGTCACCGTGGCGAGCACGCCGGGCGCCGGCACGACCTTCGACGTGCGGCTGCCGGCCTGACGCCGTCCGATTGCGACGCAGTCAGGCCACGGGCGCCGCGCCAGCCGCCGC from Vicinamibacterales bacterium includes:
- a CDS encoding Spy/CpxP family protein refolding chaperone, which encodes MTTTWKTVAGVVAGLALVVGATSALGAREQGPGGQRGRGPGMGMRGPGGPGGPMGPMLPGLRQLGLTDAQRDQIKTLMDAHKGEFEAHAQALGPARKGLDDAVTAEAFDEATVRQRAADLAAVEAEGAVLRARIHSEVWALLTPEQQQKARDLKAQAGQRRGEMRKRMQQRRDQRGQRPPRG
- a CDS encoding response regulator transcription factor produces the protein MAHVLVVEDDPHIRDLIALHLGLEGLEHSATGDGKDALARLNAMRVDLVVLDLMLPGVDGLTVCRAMRRGGPNADTPVLMLTARGEESDKVLGLESGADDYLAKPFGVREFVARVRALLRRPRAAAAGAGAAHDTVTAHGVEIDVPRRRVTVRGRAVELTAQEFRLLHLLATHPGIVFSREALLSRVWPDQTYVTPRSVDTLVKRLRKRIEVDTETPALVLTVWGAGYKFADV
- a CDS encoding ATP-binding protein yields the protein MSDAPPRRWYRSLYWRIAAGFIAALALMLVVQGGLLFWLSSQRDEALPPRLIADLAALVADELAADAARSPSADLAELARARFKELDRPAALVLPDGSVVAGAVPPPEPLVATVVARLRAGAGEGDWQRMRRPMPGMGMGRAPFGSRGGGPRAGGAAADGRPLGPPWAVAPIRADGRVVAAVLVARGRPLEAVARDVVPWLVAGAAVLLLVGTALASLVVFRPAHARLRDLETAARRFGDGDRAARAAVAGGDEVASVARAFNRMAEDAAAREAALVEADRARRQLLADVTHELRTPLTAIRGYAETLTLPAFAPASAEGQRFVHIVDAEAQRLERLVNDLLDLARFEAGGVTLERDTVSVPALFTRVLERHGQAAEAAGVALSTEVAPEAEAVNGDARRLEQVVQNLTANALRHTPAGGRVSLSAFVDAGGVVLRVADTGEGIAPEHLPHVFDRFFKADPARADAGGTGLGLSIVKAIVERHGGAVTVASTPGAGTTFDVRLPA